The Mytilus galloprovincialis chromosome 2, xbMytGall1.hap1.1, whole genome shotgun sequence genome has a window encoding:
- the LOC143063297 gene encoding uncharacterized protein LOC143063297, whose amino-acid sequence MLLYIIYIGVFVVSADTTRPYFKVKQLSVVTDPLITEVSGIAASRAHTDILYVHNDSGDGPYIYAIHALTGEVKSKITINMAIHNDWEDIAYGVCHGQEYCLFIGDFGGNSWNGSRDIIYRVREPAVINQTLTVDVDATIHFSWTEHDCETIMIDPQGEIYLVSKNTGVPAKAAHVPSSAWNNPDITNLTDLVTMSFHTEYPDPTGGDISPNGTEVVIISVDNLYYWNVMKGDYPSALALDPIKLKYKDEPQGEAVCWKPDGAGFYTLSEGLNQPIYYYERLTGDPTGSSNRIIVDLVCVMTVLISIAMMQTHNF is encoded by the exons ATACCACGCGTCCATACTTCAAGGTTAAACAGCTGTCTGTAGTGACAGACCCATTAATCACGGAAGTATCAGGAATTGCAGCAAGTCGGGCTCATACAGATATTTTATATGTTCACAATGATAGTGGAGACGGACCTTATATCTACGCTATTCACGCTTTGACTGGTGAAGTTAAATCCAAAATCACAATAAATATGGCCATTCACAATGACTGGGAAGATATTGCATATGGTGTTTGTCATGGTCAGGAATACTGTCTGTTTATTG GTGACTTTGGAGGAAATAGCTGGAATGGTTCTAGGGACATTATCTACAGAGTAAGGGAGCCAGCTGTAATCAACCAAACATTAACTGTTGACGTTGATGCAACTATACATTTCTC ATGGACAGAACATGACTGTGAGACTATAATGATAGACCCCCAAGGAGAAATTTATCTTGTGTCTAAAAACACTGGTGTTCCAGCTAAAGCAGCACATGTTCCAAGCTCCGCCTGGAACAATCCAGATATAACCAATTTAACAGATCTTGTTACTATGTCTTTCCATACAGAATACCCTGACCCAACTGGAGGGGACATATCACCGAATGGAACGGAAGTGGTTATAATATCCGTAGACAATCTTTACTACTGGAACGTCATGAAAGGAGATTATCCTTCTGCACTTGCCTTAGACccaattaaattaaaatacaaagacGAACCTCAGGGTGAGGCAGTTTGTTGGAAACCAGACGGCGCTGGGTTTTACACTTTAAGTGAAGGACTTAACCAACCAATTTACTATTATGAACGATTAACTGGTGATCCAACTGGTAGTTCTAACCGAATTATAGTTGATTTGGTGTGTGTAATGACAGTACTGATTTCAATTGCCATGATGCAAACacacaatttttaa